TTGCTATTGTTCCTTTGCCTGCCCGCTGTTTTTATGCATTCCCCCTTTATCCAAATGTTTCCCGTTGGTCTGGGCCTCAAAATGATGGTTGCCGCCACTGTTTTGACCTCTTTGCTGTTCTTTTTAACGCTTCCCCTTCTTGGTAGGATAAAAAAGCATACGACCCTGGGCATACTGGCGCTATTACTGTTTGCCGTTTATGGGATTAGGGCACATTTAAATGCTTCCTTTTCCGAGGAACATCCAAAACCAAGCAGCTTACTCTACGTATACCATGCCGATACTGATGAAGCCCAATGGGCTTCCTATGACGAGGTATTGATCGATTGGAATGCCCAGTTCCTAAAAACCGGGGAAGAAGACCGACAGACAAAAGGCCTGAATACACTGAGCAGCAAATACAATACCCGTTTTAAGCATACGGCCCCAGCACAAAAAAAGAATATTGTACTACCGGAAATTTTGGTTACCAAGGATACCGTGGTTGCGGATAAAAGACAATTGACGGTATGCGTTACACCAAAGCGTGCGGTCAATCGATTGGAAGTATTTACCAATGACATTGCAATCCATAATTGTGCCGTGAACGGAGTTTCCCTTTCCGAATATTACTTACAAAATCGTAGAAATGGCAAACTGATCACGCATTTTATCAGTAATAACGCCTATACGGAAATTGATTTGACCATGGCAAAGGACAAAACACTTGAACTTTCCTTTTATGAGGCTTCAAATGATTTATTGATCAACCCTTTGTTCACTGTTCCCGAACGCCCCAAAAGCAGTATTCCCATGCCTTTTGTCCTGAATGATGCTATTTTGGTCATCAAAAAAATGAAGTTTGAATAAGACCATCGGAATACTTGGCTGTGGTTGGCTGGGCACTTCTTTAGGCGTAAGCCTCTTAAAAGACGGCTATCAGGTAAAAGGTTCCACGACATCTACGGACAAATTGGATTCCTTGAACCAAAAGGGCATCTTGGCTTACCCTATCCACCTTAATGAAGGCTCAGTGGATGGAAAGATAGGGGAATTCCTGACCGATCTGGATGTTTTGGTCATTAACGTACCTCCCAATTTGCGTAAGGATCCCTCAAGTGATTACATAGCCAAAATGCAGCTACTCTTGGAAAACATCAAAGGTTTCCCAATACACCATATCCTTTTTGTGAGCAGTACTTCGGTATATGGTGACGTGGAAGGTGAAATAACGGAAGATACCGTTCCACAACCTGTGACAAAGTCCGGAAAACAGCTTTTAAAATCCGAACGATTGTTTTTCAACGAAACTCAGTTTTCAACCACTATCATTCGATTTGGGGGCCTTATTGGGGAAGACCGGCATCCCATAACCCAGCTTTCCGGGAGAACCCTAACCAACGGAGGGGAACTCATCAACTTAATCCATAAAAACGATTGTATCCATATGATACGAACGATCCTAAAAAATGGATACTGGAACCAGCTGTTTAATGGGGTCTATCCTTATCACCCAACCAAAGCGGAATATTATACCGTAGAGGCCAAAAAAAGGGGGGTCCCACCCCCCAACTACACACAGGGCACTGCAAAAGCCAATAAGAAGAAGGTGATTTTTAGAAATTTTTATGTTAAAAAGCACCTTCTGACCACATCCATTTCTTCTTGATACACCACAACTAAAAAGTGTTTCACAACAAAAGCCCTGTGTTGCTGTTAATTAAAGTATTGATTTAAAAGGCTTAACGACGAAATGCATAGTTTTACAACACATCAAAAATGTATAGTTATGGAAACTTTTAATGTAAAATCGAGGATTTTGATGGAAATGGAAAGTCTGATCGCTCGCAGTAGTTCAAAAAGGGAAATGACCCCAAAAAACAAGTCGTTTCATGAAGCCATTATTAAAAAGCACTACAATGCCGTGGATGTTAACATTGATTACCATCGCAGTAGGGTAAAGATGAATGTGGTCATGGATGAAAGTGGTTATGATCCCAAAACGGTAAACATGGACCTTGTGGTCTTACCCACGAACCTTTTTTTCAAAAATCTTCGGGATTTTTTAAAATCGTGCCTGGAAGGGGATGCCAAGAGCATTGCTTTTTATGCTAAGCTAATGAAGGATTTATCGAGCAAAGAGACGGTGCATCTTGCCGTTTGACCTTAAAACCAAAAATCGCTACTGAAAAAGATGCTTTGGGCATCTTTTTTTGTTTGGGTACTTTCCAAATCTTTAACAGCCTGCTTTGGTTTATTTTTTTAGTTTTGCCGCACTAAAGCATTAAAAGGATGAAAAAATTGTTTTTTATCACCGTGTTATTGGCCTCGGTATCCCTTTTTTCACAAAGTAATGCCAATTTAAAGGGCCATTTTGAAAAGTATTACCTGGAGATGAGAAAGCAGGGCGATGTCAATGGGGTCATCAACGCCCTGACCCATTTAAACGTCATAGCCCCATCCCAGGAAAGAAAGGATACCCTGGCTTATGTGTATATGAACGGCAACCAGCATTTGCAGGCCTTGAACACCATTGGGATTGAAAAAAATGAATCGGATTCCAATTTGGCCGTACAAGTAAAGGCCGTATCCTTAAAAGCTTTAAATCAACCCAAAAGGGCCATAGAACAATTTCAGGTGCTCTATGACAGGAAAGCTGACCCTTACATCGCTTATGAATTGGCCGATTTAAAAATCCAAATCGGTGAAATGGAAAGTGCCTCGAAAGACATTGAATATGGTATTGCAAATTCTACCTTGAACATGAAGCACGCCTTTTATGAGCGCCAGCAACCCTATGAAGTACCTTTAAAGGCTGCATTTTATCACTTAAAGGGACTGGTAATCTTCAATGGGGACAAAAGCAAGGTTGATGAAGCCATTGCCTTTATGGACAAGGCATTGGATTTGGATTCCAATTTTAACCTGGCCAGTTTAAGCAAACAGGCGTTGGAAAAGCGTAAAACCGAAGGGGATACCGGAAATTAATTTCCTTTTGAAACGGATTTCCTTTTTAAATCAATAAGCAGAAGGCTGTCCTTCTGCTTTTTTAGTTGTACCAATGCCTTAACATTTTCATTGGGTACGGCTATGGAAAGTACATAATGGGCAATTTTCCAGTTGCCATTCACCTTTTTCAACACTCCAGATCCCCTGCAAAGCTTCATTTGGGTGTCCAGCAATTCATCGAACCAAGCGAATTGCCCGTTATCATCCAGGTATATATTGCGTTCCACGGCGGTAAAACCCCATGCTTTGCCCCGGTCGAAATACGGTTTGGAAAAATCCTTGAATTCCTGATTTTGCCAGTTTTCCATGGCATCCGTTCCCAAAAACACACCATCATCCGTCATGAGGGAAAAATATCCTTCAAAGTCGGCATTTGAAGCGGCAAGGTGCCAGTTGTCCAAAACACCGCCAATGGTCGCTTTCTCACTTTCCTGGGCCGAAAGCAGGAATCCAACAGACAAAAGATAGGCCAGGATTACATTATTCCTCATTCAATATCAATTTCGGATCAAGGGTATTGCTTATAATATTGTTGAATTGGTTTTTGTAGGCATTATAGGCCAACATCATCTCTTCCATGGATTTGTACACATCCCTTCTATCTTTGAGATTTCCCTTCACCTTATAGAGAAAGGTACGGAACACCTGCTGTCTGCTTTTTATTTGAAGCTTATCAAACAATTCCGGATAACCGGCTTCGGCCAGGGTCTTTTCCCTTTCGATCAAATCGTCTATGGCCAACATAAGGTCTTCGGTATTGGTTGCACGTTTTAAGATGGCATAGCTGGTTTCCATTGCCTTAAATTCCTGCCAGTCGGCCACCAAAGCGGCCACTTCTTCATCAAGCGTGGCGTCTTGGGGCAGATTTTGAAACGAAAATGATTCCGGTGCTTCAACCGTGGCAACTTCCCCTTCTTTTTGGTTTCTGCAAGCAAAAAAAGTTACGCATATCCATAGCCAAACAATGTGTTTCCCCATATTGCCAAAGTACAAATTCTTGGGAAAAGCTATCTTTACTTTCACAATGATTTAATGACAAATTGGAATGGACAAATCTATTTTAATCCTGGGTGCCTGCGGACAGATCGGTACGGAGCTTACCATGGTACTAAGACAAAAATATGGTAATGATGTGGTTGTGGCCAGTGATATTCGGGAAGGGAGTGGCACCTTAATGGAATCAGGTCCATTTGAGCTTTTGGACGCCACCAATTACGAGGCCATTGAAGATGTGGTCATGCACTATGAAATCCAGGAAGTATATCTTATGGCCGCCATGCTCAGCGCTACGGCGGAAAAGTTTCCCATGAGGGCCTGGAACTTGAACATGAACTCATTGTTCAATGTCCTGAACCTGGGAAAGGACAAGAAAATAGATAAGATATTCTGGCCTTCCAGTATTGCGGTTTTTGGACCCAACACCCCTAAGGAACACACGCCACAGCATACCTTAATGGAACCGAGCACGGTTTACGGAATTAGCAAGCAATCTGGTGAACGGTGGTGCGAATACTACCATAAAAAGTTTGGGGTGGACGTACGAAGCCTTCGTTATCCGGGACTTATTAGTTGGAAGACCTCACCTGGTGGGGGCACTACGGATTATGCCGTGGAAATCTACCATAGAGCATTGGAAGAAAAAGCCTATAGCTGCTTTTTGTCCGAAGGGACCAAACTGCCCATGATGTATATGGACGATGCCATCCGCGCCACCATCTCCTTAATGGATGCCAAAGCCGATGATCTTACGGTACGCTCTTCTTATAACTTGGGTGCCATTAGTTTTACACCATTCGAAATAGCACAAAGTATTAAAAACCATATTCCCGATTTTGAAATCAATTATGAACCGGATTTCAGACAGCAAATTGCTGACTCGTGGCCATCATCCATTGATGACTCCATGGCAAGGGAGGACTGGGGATGGAAACCTACGTTTGACCTCAATCGAATTACATCGGAAATGTTGGAAAACCTGAAAAAGTAATACCCGCGTATTACATATTTTCAAAAATCTTCATGCCCAATTTTATCAAAAAATAAACCGTCACCGCCAAAAGGATCAGGTAAAAAACGATTGCTCTCTCCAAATACCCTTTGGTATTTTTGTTCTCTGCCTTCATAAACAACTATTCTCATTTACATGGTTAGGATAACTTAAGAACGATAGCGTTGCGTAAAAATTGAAGGATTAGTATAAGATTAACGCATTTGTACGATTTTGCTTACGCATTTGCTTTTTTTAACAATCCGATCACTTCCATTTTGTAGAAAGGGCCTATTTTCCTCATTTATTGGGGTTTAACTTTGGAATTGAGGTTGTGAATTCGGGTTCATCTGGGAGAAAACCCTCCAGGTTAAGGCCTTTCTTATTCGATTTTAAGAACCCCAGGGCCCGTGCTATTCCTCTTCATCCTTGGGGGGCATCATATCGGGATCAATGACCGCTTCGGGGTCATCAGAATCAAAATCGGCATAGTTATCCTCATCATAGTTGGCCATGGTACGTTCCAACTTTGAACTGATTTTGATCAGGTATTTGGTGTCCAGGGTGAGCACCTCAACACATTCCACTTTTGCACCGGCAGCATTCTTGAACGAAATGATATCGTCATCCCCATAACCATCTGGATATTCCTCAACAAGAAGCTTTAGTACTTCTGGGGTAAGCTTTTTAAAATCGACGATGACCCGTTTTAGATTCTTCAATTTTTTTGGTTGATTTATATTTAAAGTTAAGAAAAAATCCCACTGATCTTCATTTTGAAAAACCGCTATTCGCTCTTTATATCGGATTTTCCGCCTGTTTTTAATACAAGTTTGATCTGCTGTATTTCAATGGCCTTGTCAATGGGTTTGAGCATATCGTACATATTAAGGGCAACAACACTTGCCCCATGCATGGCCTCCACTTCCACTCCTGTTTTGTAAAATGTCTTCACGGTGACCCTGACCACAATGTTGAGTCCGTCAATTTCATACTCAATACCGGCATATTCTATAGGCAATGGGTGACAGTCCGGCAACAGTTCGGGAGTCTTTTTCAGGCCTAAAAAGCCTGCTGCCCGACTCATGGCAAACACATCGCCCTTGGGCACCCTTTTCTCTTCAATGGCCCTAATGGTTTCCAGCGACCCCAGTTTTACAATGGCCTGGGCGACTGCAGTTCTGTGGGTGTTTTGTTTTTGAGTGATATCGACCATGATTAGGTATTTACCTTCCACTGATAGGAATCATCCTCAAACAACTCCTTACCAAAAACCGGAACTTCCTTTTTGATTTCCTCTACCACATGGTGCAGTGCTTCAAACACTTCCTTCCGATTTGGGGAGGACACAAACACAAATAAGCAGATTTCCCCAACGGCCACCTTTCCCAAACTGTGATAAATATGCATACAGGTCAATTCAAACCTTTTAAAAGTGGCCTCCCGAATCTCATGAAACTTTTCGTTGGCCATGGATTCATAGGCGGTATAGTCGATCGCACCTACCGTTTTACCCTCAATTTTGTCGGCTCGTACCTGGCCCAGGAAAATATCATGTGCCCCAATGGTTGTTTTGGATTGATGTTTGGCAATGGAATTGGCAATAAACTCAGGAGTTATGGCCCCTTGGACAAAAACGTTTTTGATTTTCCTTTCCATACCCTAAAGGTAGTTAAGAATACCGAAAACTACATTTTTAGATACATCAAAAAACACTATTTTTGGCATCCCTTTGGCCCCGTAGTTCAATGGATAGAATAGAAGTTTCCTAAACTTTAGATGCAAGTTCGATTCTTGCCGGGGCTACGAAGTAGGCGTGGCAACCGTTCCCAGGAACGGAAAAGCACAGCTTTTGAATCGAAGTTCACATTGAGCCAGGTCGAAATGATGCTTGCCGGGGCTACGAAGTAGGTTCGCAACAAATGCAACGCATTTGAAAAGCGAAGCTTTTGAATCGAGGTTTACCTCCCGCCTGGTCGAAATGATTCTTGCCGGGGCTACGAAGTAGGTTCGCAACGAATGCAACGCATTTGAAAAGCGAAGCTTTTGAATCGAGGTTTACATTGAGCCAGGTCGAAATGATGCTTGCCGGGGCTACGAAGTAGGCGTGGCAACCGTTCCCAGGAACGGAAAAGCGCAGCTTTTGAATCGAAGTTCACATTGAGCCAGGTCGAAATGATGCTTGCCGGGGCTACGAAGTAGGCGTGGCAACCGTTCCCAGGAACGGAAAAGCGCAGCTTTTGAATCGAAGTTCACATTGAGCCAGGCCGAAATGATTCTTGCCGGGGCTACGAAGTAGGCGTGGCAACCGTTCCCAGGAACGGAAAAGCACAGCTTTTGAATCGAAGTTCACATTGAGCCAGGTCGAAATGATGCTTGCCGGGGCTACGAAGTAGGCGTGGCAACCGTTCCCAGGAACGGAAAAGCGCAGCTTTTGAATCGAAGTTCACATTGAGCCAGGCCGAAATGATGCTTGCCGGGGCTACGAAGTAGGTTCGCAACAAATGCAACGCATTTGAAAAGCGGAGCTTTTGAATCGAGGTTTACCTCCCGCCTGGTCGAAATGATGTTTCCCAGACAATGCCCATATTGATTTCCCCTGGGATCATTCCCTTTACTTTAAAGGTATTCCGTGGTAAACTGTGCCAAATTTGGGCTGTCCTCCAATAGGTTTACAACGCTGTAAGCCGCTTGTTCCCCAGCTTTCATGGCGGCATTGAGCGAACCATTGAGCAAGGTATCCCCGGCTAGAAAAATTCTTGTGGTCAAACGGGTCTCCTCTGGTTCCAAATCATTTTTTAGGTTTGAAATTTCCGGCAACGCCTTTGGGATTGCATAGTGTCTTAACAATTTGGGGGCTTCAATTCCCAAAATCTTTCTGAGTTCTTCCGAAACCTTTGCGCCAAGTTCTTCCACAGACCAGGGATGTTGCTTTACCACGGTAACCGAAAGTATATCCTTTTTGTTGGATAACTCAAATAGGTTGGACAGCGATACTATAGTGTTGATAAGGGCATCCCCATCTGCCACCAATCCAATCAATTTTGCCCTGGACTTCATTCTGGGAACTTCAAAATAGAGCGTATCACAACGCTTCCATTGCACCTCCTGTTTCCGTAAATTGGAAACCATGATACTGGCATCCGTGGCAATAATGGTAAAGTGAGTGTCCAGTTTGGTTCCATCCTTCAAAAGAATGTGGTCGTCCTTTACTTCAAAAACTTCGGTATCCAATAGAAACCTGGTCCTTTTCAGCTTAGATCTGAGCTGTTCTGGGATAGCTCCAATACCTTGGCGGGGAATCGCTGCCAAACCCTCACCGAACATTTTGTAGACAAACTCAAACATCCGGCTTGATGTTTGAAGATCGTTTTCCAAAAAAATACCACTGAAAAAAGGAACAAAAAATTGTTGTATAACAGTTTCACTAAATCCTCGTCCTTTAAGATAGGACAACGTACTTTGCTCAGGGGTTTCAAAAATCTGGGCAGTGGATTTCCTTTTGAGTTCTTGCTGTAGCCTAAAAATTTTGATTTTGTCTCCAAAGGTAGCTATGGAACTCCATAGGGTTGGAAACAATAGGGACGGATTGCGCCGGGGGTCCCCAATTTTAGTTACACCATCTTTGGTATAAATGGTTGCCCCAGATTGAAAATAACATAGCTCCAGCGCTTTTAAATCAAGATAGGTATTGACCATGGGATAGGCCGTTAGCATAACCTGGAACCCATGATCCAAGGGAACTCCATCCACAACATCGGTTTTTACCCGCCCCCCTATACGATTCGTTGCTTCCATAATTATGGGGCTATAGCCTTTCCCTTCCAGGACCAAGGCGGCAATGAGACCACTCACCCCAGCACCAACAATATGGATTTTATAATCTGATTTCTCCATTCCCATGGCTAAACGAATGTGTAAGGCGAAAATAAGGGTTGCAAACCCGCTCAAAAATTGATTTGGTAATTTTGTTTAAACTTTAACAGAATTTATTAAACATATTAAATAGATTTACCAAAATCATAAGGGCGAAGCTTGTCCAAGCCCAAATACAATTTCAAAATAAACCTATGAAAATTAAAACCCAAGAAGTAGTTCTTAATGAAGTTTTGAACTCCACTGCCATACTGGAACAATTGACCCATGAAGAAATTGGGGACGACCATTTATATACAGGCATTGAAACTCCTATGAAAAAGGGCGCGTTTGACCTATCGGACACGAAGAAAAAGGAAATGATCGCCATCTTATTCGGGGAAATAATGGACGTAATGGGCCTTGATCTTAGTGATGATTCCTTAAAGGGTACCCCAAAACGGGTGGCCAAGATGTTTATCGATGAAATATTCTCCGGCCTAAATCCTGATAACAAGCCAAAAGTGGCCCTCTTCGAAAACAAGTACCATTACAATCAAATGCTGGTCGAAAAGGATATTACATTTTATTCCAATTGCGAACACCATTTTGTTCCCATAATTGGAAAAGCCCATGTTGCCTATATTTCTTCCGGAAAGGTCATAGGCCTTTCAAAGCTGAACCGCATTGTGCAATATTTTGCCAAAAGGCCCCAAGTACAGGAACGATTGACCAATCAAATTGCCGTTGAACTTCAAACCATCCTGAACACAGAGGATGTTGCTGTTATCATTGATGCCAAACATTTATGTGTTTCTTCCAGAGGAATAAAAGACGATACTTCAGCTACGGTAACCTCTTTTTACGGGGGTCAATTCAATCGTCCTGAAAAGATCCAGGAACTCTACAATTACATCAATAACTAATTTGTTTTGAAACTACTGGATTCCTTAAGCAATAAAGCGTTCAGAAATAGGCAAGGTGAAGTCAATGGGCCTGAAAAATCAATGTATTCCATTCAAATGAAATGCTTGGATGGCAGTGATCTGGATTTTTCAAAATACAAAGGCAAATTCCTATTGATTGTCAATGTTGCCAGTAAGTGTGGGTTCACCCCGCAGTACAAAGATTTGGAAAAGCTATTCAGCCAATACAAGGACAGGTTAATGGTCATAGGTGTGCCGTGCAATCAATTTGCATCCCAGGAACCAGGTGCAGCATCCGAAATAAAGGCCTTTTGCGAACTCAACTATGGGGTTACTTTTGTTTTGACCGAAAAGGTCAATGTAAAGGGAGTACATCAACACGAATTGTACCAATGGTTGACCCAAAGGCAATTCAACGGAAAATCAAATAGTACCGTACGGTGGAATTTTCAGAAATATTTGGTCGGTCCTTCGGGCAACCTTATCGCGCATTATTATTCGACAACATCACCCTTAAGTAAAAGGATTACCAAAAACTTCATTTAGTTTTGCCATCATCAAGTATTTTAAAATGGCCAAAAAACCGGATAACATCGTATTCAACACGGAAACCAATTCTTACGACGCACGTTTAAAGGAATATGGTACAAACCTTGGAGCCCCGGCAATTAAGATTGAAAATCTTGGCCCCTGGAAAACCAGGGGCATTAAATCGGTAAATGATTCCATTGCAGCTGAATTTGAGGAGTTGCGGAATAAGTACCTCGCCCTGCAGGAGCGCTATGAATACAATCAATTGGTCTATAGCGCAGAGTATAATTTTAAGCCTATTGTGGGCAAGACCTATTATTTGTACAAAGGAAAGGGAGGTTCTCAGTTTTTGTCCATTTTGAAGCCCAATGAGTGCTCTTTTGACTTTATTTCCAGCTTTCGACTTTCCTCGGAACTCGTTTGGGAGAAAGTGGTGGAGTAAAGCTATCCCATCCCGATAATCTTAGGCGCAATGAGAAGGATGCCGCATGTGTAGTTCAACCAATAGAAACACAATGTATAACCGAAAACGTTATTCATAGCAATTTAGTTCCCAAAATCCATTGGCCTAGCGGCACCCTAACATTTAGACGGTAAGCCTTCCTTTTAACCGCTTGTCTATCTTTTTCTTTTTCTCGGTGATGCGCTTCATGGCATCCATTAGTTTGGAATCTTTGGTCTTTTTATAAATTTCATTGATGGCCAAAACCAATTCTTTGGCATGCCTTGACGCTTTTACCCTATCGCTGGTAGACATATGACTCATCTTCATCTTTTCAAATTCGTCTGCTTTCACCAGTAAATCCATTTCTATTTTGTTTAATAATATTGTAAATATCTTAAACATTTTTGGATTTTTAAAATGGAGCAGAGACCAACATCCGCTTTTATGAGGAGTTTAACAATGGTGTTCAAAGAAATACATTCATAAGGCCAAATAAACCCTAAACTCTTAAACATTAAAGCTTTAGCAAAATTAGACTTGACCCGTTTCAAAAATCTTTTCCAGTCGATTACGGGTCAAAGGTTTATCGATATAGCCCAATACATTAGGGTGTTTTTGGGCCAATTCACGGTCTTTGGCCTTGCCAAATGCAGATAGAATATAGATTTCCGGCATGGTACGGGCACCCACTAACTCTTGTAATGCCTCAATGAATCCCCAACCATCCATTTCATCCAAACCCAAATCCAGAAAAATAAGTTTTGGTAGCAGAACTCCTTCCGTTATGTTTTTTCCAAAAGCATCCAAAGCCGCTTCTGCGGAATCAAAGGTGGAAATAACAAAGGTCTCCCTGGCAAATTGTTCCAAGCAATAACGTGAGGCAAACTGGGAAACCATATCATCCTCAATGATACAAATGGAGTAGGAATTCTTAATAACGTACGCCTTTTACTGCTGTAAAACTACAACAGAATTGGTCAATGCGGTAATTTCCTCCGCAACAGGCCATAGCAAAAGGCCCCAAACACCGCACTTAGCAATACAATAAGGATGGGCCAGTACCCCGCTCCCACCAATACGTACATGGGTCCAGGACAAGCTCCGGCCAATGCCCAGCCCAGACCAAAAAGAATACCTCCAATGGCATAGTGGATATACCCTTTTTCCTTGGGCACAATGCTGATTTTTTCGCCAAAAAACGATTTTGTCCCCGATTTTTTGACCCATTGGGTGAACAACATCCCCAATACCAGGGCAGAACCCATAATACCGTACATATGAAAACTATCAAACTGAAACATCTCATATATCCGAAACCAAGAGGCTGCCTCTGATTTAAACAGCACTATTCCAAAAAAAACGCCGACCAACACATAGCTAATACTTCGCATAGATCTAAAAAATTAAAGGGAATATCATATGGACCATGACCAGTCCACCTACAAAAAAACCAATGACGGCAATCAACGAGGGAACCTGTAGATTGCTTAATCCAGAAATGGCATGACCGGATGTACAACCGCCCGCGTATCGGGCGCCAAAACCTACCAGAAAGCCCCCAACAAGTAAAATGGCCCAAATTTTGGGGTCCGATAGGGATTGGGCCGAGAACAGCTCCGTAGGTAAATAGGCTTCCCCGGCACTATCAAAACCGAATGCTTTCAAAGTCTCTACGCTTTTCTTGTTTATGGCCACATCATCCCGTGGGGACAGTACATTGGCCCCGATGAAACCTCCAATGAACGTCCCTAGGACCACCATCAGATTCCACCTACGGGGCCGCGTATCCACCTTAAAATAATCCACAAATTTCCCGGCGCCTCCCATTGCGCAAAATGTCTCCAGGTTTGAAGACATGCCAAACCGTTTGCCCAACAGGATCAAAATTGC
The sequence above is a segment of the Muricauda sp. SCSIO 64092 genome. Coding sequences within it:
- a CDS encoding FAD-dependent oxidoreductase → MSGFATLIFALHIRLAMGMEKSDYKIHIVGAGVSGLIAALVLEGKGYSPIIMEATNRIGGRVKTDVVDGVPLDHGFQVMLTAYPMVNTYLDLKALELCYFQSGATIYTKDGVTKIGDPRRNPSLLFPTLWSSIATFGDKIKIFRLQQELKRKSTAQIFETPEQSTLSYLKGRGFSETVIQQFFVPFFSGIFLENDLQTSSRMFEFVYKMFGEGLAAIPRQGIGAIPEQLRSKLKRTRFLLDTEVFEVKDDHILLKDGTKLDTHFTIIATDASIMVSNLRKQEVQWKRCDTLYFEVPRMKSRAKLIGLVADGDALINTIVSLSNLFELSNKKDILSVTVVKQHPWSVEELGAKVSEELRKILGIEAPKLLRHYAIPKALPEISNLKNDLEPEETRLTTRIFLAGDTLLNGSLNAAMKAGEQAAYSVVNLLEDSPNLAQFTTEYL
- the moaC gene encoding cyclic pyranopterin monophosphate synthase MoaC codes for the protein MVDITQKQNTHRTAVAQAIVKLGSLETIRAIEEKRVPKGDVFAMSRAAGFLGLKKTPELLPDCHPLPIEYAGIEYEIDGLNIVVRVTVKTFYKTGVEVEAMHGASVVALNMYDMLKPIDKAIEIQQIKLVLKTGGKSDIKSE
- a CDS encoding SDR family NAD(P)-dependent oxidoreductase, with protein sequence MNKTIGILGCGWLGTSLGVSLLKDGYQVKGSTTSTDKLDSLNQKGILAYPIHLNEGSVDGKIGEFLTDLDVLVINVPPNLRKDPSSDYIAKMQLLLENIKGFPIHHILFVSSTSVYGDVEGEITEDTVPQPVTKSGKQLLKSERLFFNETQFSTTIIRFGGLIGEDRHPITQLSGRTLTNGGELINLIHKNDCIHMIRTILKNGYWNQLFNGVYPYHPTKAEYYTVEAKKRGVPPPNYTQGTAKANKKKVIFRNFYVKKHLLTTSISS
- a CDS encoding DUF6691 family protein, yielding MRSISYVLVGVFFGIVLFKSEAASWFRIYEMFQFDSFHMYGIMGSALVLGMLFTQWVKKSGTKSFFGEKISIVPKEKGYIHYAIGGILFGLGWALAGACPGPMYVLVGAGYWPILIVLLSAVFGAFCYGLLRRKLPH
- the folE gene encoding GTP cyclohydrolase I FolE, yielding MKIKTQEVVLNEVLNSTAILEQLTHEEIGDDHLYTGIETPMKKGAFDLSDTKKKEMIAILFGEIMDVMGLDLSDDSLKGTPKRVAKMFIDEIFSGLNPDNKPKVALFENKYHYNQMLVEKDITFYSNCEHHFVPIIGKAHVAYISSGKVIGLSKLNRIVQYFAKRPQVQERLTNQIAVELQTILNTEDVAVIIDAKHLCVSSRGIKDDTSATVTSFYGGQFNRPEKIQELYNYINN
- a CDS encoding nuclear transport factor 2 family protein, whose product is MRNNVILAYLLSVGFLLSAQESEKATIGGVLDNWHLAASNADFEGYFSLMTDDGVFLGTDAMENWQNQEFKDFSKPYFDRGKAWGFTAVERNIYLDDNGQFAWFDELLDTQMKLCRGSGVLKKVNGNWKIAHYVLSIAVPNENVKALVQLKKQKDSLLLIDLKRKSVSKGN
- a CDS encoding glutathione peroxidase, yielding MYSIQMKCLDGSDLDFSKYKGKFLLIVNVASKCGFTPQYKDLEKLFSQYKDRLMVIGVPCNQFASQEPGAASEIKAFCELNYGVTFVLTEKVNVKGVHQHELYQWLTQRQFNGKSNSTVRWNFQKYLVGPSGNLIAHYYSTTSPLSKRITKNFI
- a CDS encoding YeeE/YedE family protein, translating into MEAIYNPWPWYVSGPLIALTMAILILLGKRFGMSSNLETFCAMGGAGKFVDYFKVDTRPRRWNLMVVLGTFIGGFIGANVLSPRDDVAINKKSVETLKAFGFDSAGEAYLPTELFSAQSLSDPKIWAILLVGGFLVGFGARYAGGCTSGHAISGLSNLQVPSLIAVIGFFVGGLVMVHMIFPLIF
- a CDS encoding molybdenum cofactor biosynthesis protein MoaE: MERKIKNVFVQGAITPEFIANSIAKHQSKTTIGAHDIFLGQVRADKIEGKTVGAIDYTAYESMANEKFHEIREATFKRFELTCMHIYHSLGKVAVGEICLFVFVSSPNRKEVFEALHHVVEEIKKEVPVFGKELFEDDSYQWKVNT
- a CDS encoding NAD-dependent epimerase/dehydratase family protein, which codes for MDKSILILGACGQIGTELTMVLRQKYGNDVVVASDIREGSGTLMESGPFELLDATNYEAIEDVVMHYEIQEVYLMAAMLSATAEKFPMRAWNLNMNSLFNVLNLGKDKKIDKIFWPSSIAVFGPNTPKEHTPQHTLMEPSTVYGISKQSGERWCEYYHKKFGVDVRSLRYPGLISWKTSPGGGTTDYAVEIYHRALEEKAYSCFLSEGTKLPMMYMDDAIRATISLMDAKADDLTVRSSYNLGAISFTPFEIAQSIKNHIPDFEINYEPDFRQQIADSWPSSIDDSMAREDWGWKPTFDLNRITSEMLENLKK
- a CDS encoding response regulator encodes the protein MKNSYSICIIEDDMVSQFASRYCLEQFARETFVISTFDSAEAALDAFGKNITEGVLLPKLIFLDLGLDEMDGWGFIEALQELVGARTMPEIYILSAFGKAKDRELAQKHPNVLGYIDKPLTRNRLEKIFETGQV
- a CDS encoding DUF2452 domain-containing protein yields the protein MAKKPDNIVFNTETNSYDARLKEYGTNLGAPAIKIENLGPWKTRGIKSVNDSIAAEFEELRNKYLALQERYEYNQLVYSAEYNFKPIVGKTYYLYKGKGGSQFLSILKPNECSFDFISSFRLSSELVWEKVVE